In Cervus elaphus chromosome 7, mCerEla1.1, whole genome shotgun sequence, the following proteins share a genomic window:
- the LOC122697798 gene encoding olfactory receptor 12D3-like, whose product MENITTVNEFLLLELTSTQELQPVLFMTLLIIYMIDLFGNGSILVVVISEPRLYTPMYFFLGNLSCLDICYSSVTLPTLMANLLSAHKAISFLGCITQLHFFHFLGGTESILLAIMGFDRFVAICYPLRYTVIMNLKVCILLATVAWITSFFYALTHSVMTAHLNFCHSLKLNYFFCDVKPLLELACGDIWLNQWLIFIVTGSLAMVPCFLTFLSYLYIISFLLLKNRTCRGLHKALSTCASHFMVVSLFYGTVGLTYISPTSATSVIQERYVAVIHTTVTSLLNPLIYTLRNKEVKLALKRVFGRKLKLSV is encoded by the coding sequence ATGGAGAACATTACCACAGTGAATGAGTTTCTCCTGCTGGAACTGACCTCCACTCAGGAGCTGCAGCCTGTTCTCTTTATGACCCTCCTGATTATATACATGATCGACCTGTTTGGAAACGGGTCCATATTAGTGGTTGTCATCTCGGAGCCAAGGCTCTACACCCCtatgtattttttcctgggaaatcttTCTTGTCTGGATATCTGCTATTCTTCAGTGACATTGCCCACACTAATGGCAAACCTCCTGTCTGCTCATAAGGCCATATCTTTCCTGGGCTGCATCACTCAGCTACACTTCTTCCACTTTTTGGGTGGCACTGAGTCCATCTTGCTGGCCATTATGGGTTTTGACCGATTTGTGGCCATCTGTTATCCACTTCGCTACACTGTTATCATGAATCTCAAGGTGTGTATTCTCCTGGCAACTGTGGCCTGGATCACCAGCTTCTTTTATGCTCTGACGCATTCTGTCATGACTGCACATCTGAACTTTTGCCACTCTTTGAAACTGAACTACTTCTTCTGCGATGTGAAGCCCCTCTTAGAGTTGGCTTGTGGTGACATTTGGCTCAATCAGTGGCTCATTTTTATTGTCACTGGCAGCTTAGCTATGGTACCATGCTTTCTCACTTTCCTCTCTTACTTGTATATCATCAGCTTCCTTCTGCTCAAGAACCGTACCTGCCGTGGGCTCCACAAGGCTCTGTCCACATGTGCTTCTCATTTCATGGTGGTATCTCTGTTTTATGGAACTGTGGGGCTCACCTACATTTCCCCAACCTCTGCCACCTCTGTGATACAGGAGCGGTATGTGGCTGTCATACACACGACTGTCACTTCACTGCTGAATCCACTGATATACACCCTTAGGAATAAAGAAGTGAAGTTGGCTTTGAAGAGAGTCTTtgggaggaaactgaagctgtcTGTCTAA